The Gammaproteobacteria bacterium genome contains the following window.
GACACACAGCCATATGCTCGTATAACGCATGAAGTTTTTTCGCCAGATCACCACCTTCTTCCATATTCAAAGAGCTATTCAGCCCATCCGTTATGATTGCAATAGCAATTTTTATATGCTCTCCCTTGGCGGAAATATTCCCATCTATCATGAATTGCTTGGCTTTCAAGGTTGAATCAATAGCCTTGGAAAGTAATTTTGCAATTAATTCATATGGAGTCGCCCCTAGCACTGAGGCATCTAACTGTACCGACTGATAGGCATTAACCGCCGTTTTCATACTTTCCATCCCAATCTCCATCAGCAATTTATTTATAGTTTTTTTGCCTGATAATAGTAGTAATATTTATTCAACAAAGGAATGATCAAATTTTTCATCGCTATGAAGAAAGACCTAGACTGTCAAGTTGTTGTGACAAGGCGCTATTCGTTGAATTCAGGCTTGCCACCAATACATCAAGAGCAGTAAACCGCGCTCGCAATCGTTCCTCAGTTCTGGATAGCGCACCTTCAATAGACTCCTGTCGATCATCCAGTATGCTGATTCTGTCCTTAAAGGCATTGGTCCGAGCGTCAATACTGCCGTTATAGGCCAACATCTCTGACACGACAGTGTCGAGTCGTGTCGCATAACCATCGGCAGAAGAAAATAAATCTACAACATTGTTACTATTGGCCTGTATGGCAGCATCCAGTTTCGTCTCATCCAGAGCCAACTTTCCACCAGCTTGAAAAGAAACGCCAACGCTTGAGAGAGTCGTGTATGAACCCGTTACTCCCGTCGGAATTTTGTTCAGCTCGGCACGGATACTCGACATAATTTGACGTGTCAAAGAATCACTTGCCAGGGCACCCGCTTCACCACCGCCAACGCCAGAATCTATTTGCGTCTTAATTTCTGCCTGCAGGCCATTATAGGCATCAACAAAAGCCTTGACTGCCTCCTTGGCTTTACCGGTATCTTGCGATACGGATAGTGTCACTGTGCTTCCTGCTGTCACTCCGGCCAATTCCAGCGTCACGCCTTCAATTACATCCGTTACCGTGTTTGAAGATTTAGTAATCGATATCCCATCAACTTTAAAGTTTGCATCCTGGGCTATTGATGTTTGTGCAAGGTTTTGTGCCCCCGCAGGGTCATAATTCAGCAGGCTTGTTAAAGTTGCATCTCCAGAAACCACAATCTGCATGCTCTGATCTGCCCCACTGTTCGTTGAGCTCAGCACCAGGCGATAGGGGTTAGCCGCATCGCCATCGTTTACAATAGTTGCGGTTACTCCTCCATTGGCCGAGTTAATCGCATCGCGAATGCCTTCCAACGTATTATTGCTACTATCAATGACTACATCAAATGAAGGGTCCGCATTGGACGTGAACGTTGCGCCGGAAGTTGTGCCTAAATTGATGGTGAGTGTTGTGGATGTGCCGGCACCAATAGATGCGGTCGCATCAGCCTGCCCGGCCGCCACAAGTTTTTGTGATTTGGCGAGCTGTGTTAGATCTGTTATTGAATAATTACCCGGTACCGCGCCACTGGTTCCCGTCGCCTTAATGATGCTGGAGTCTGACGACGTGGCAGAACTAGCCTGAAAAGTCGTGCTCGTGACCAGGCCATCAAGTGCGGATTGAAATGACGAAAGGGAGCTTTTAATCGTGCCTAGTGCGGATATTTTGGCATCAAAACTGGTTTTCTGTGCGATAAGCCGATCGAGAGGGATCCTTTCAACCTGCATCAATTGAGTGACGAGACCAGAAAGGTTGAGACTTGAGCCAATGCCCTGAGAAGTGATCGTACCAAAACCAAACGTAGCCATTATCAGATCCCCCTACTCAGAACTACAACCAGAACTACAACCAGAACTACAACCAGAACTACAAGTTATACATGACACATAAGCAATATATGCATGTTACATGCCATTATAACTATACCTTTTCCTCAAGCATGGTTCCGCGCTGGAACTCATCTAATGTGCGGGCAATAGCCACCATCGCCTCCGATGGAAACTGCCGGATCAGTTCACCTGTTTCCTTATCCTCGATTCGAACAACATTAATATCGGTACCATTTACAACGGTAAATTTCAGGTCACTAAATCGTGCCTGTAACGACACATTGGCCTGTGAGACAAGCTGATCCAGTTCCTTTGAAGTGGGTTGTGCGGAGGGGGAATTTTGCTGTGGAGTATCGCCGGTTGTCGGCTGGTCTGCTGAATGCACACCGACCTGCCTCATAGCCGGCAAAGCCTTGCCATTCACCGCTGGGCTGCTGCTTTCTGAGGCTACTGCCTCCTTTACCACAGGTGGCGACATTGTGCCCATCTGGGTCAGGTTAGAGATATTCATACCGGATC
Protein-coding sequences here:
- the fliS gene encoding flagellar export chaperone FliS, producing the protein MESMKTAVNAYQSVQLDASVLGATPYELIAKLLSKAIDSTLKAKQFMIDGNISAKGEHIKIAIAIITDGLNSSLNMEEGGDLAKKLHALYEHMAVCLLKAHAENNVALLDEVVSLLTEIKSGWDGIGDQVLASR
- the fliD gene encoding flagellar filament capping protein FliD; its protein translation is MATFGFGTITSQGIGSSLNLSGLVTQLMQVERIPLDRLIAQKTSFDAKISALGTIKSSLSSFQSALDGLVTSTTFQASSATSSDSSIIKATGTSGAVPGNYSITDLTQLAKSQKLVAAGQADATASIGAGTSTTLTINLGTTSGATFTSNADPSFDVVIDSSNNTLEGIRDAINSANGGVTATIVNDGDAANPYRLVLSSTNSGADQSMQIVVSGDATLTSLLNYDPAGAQNLAQTSIAQDANFKVDGISITKSSNTVTDVIEGVTLELAGVTAGSTVTLSVSQDTGKAKEAVKAFVDAYNGLQAEIKTQIDSGVGGGEAGALASDSLTRQIMSSIRAELNKIPTGVTGSYTTLSSVGVSFQAGGKLALDETKLDAAIQANSNNVVDLFSSADGYATRLDTVVSEMLAYNGSIDARTNAFKDRISILDDRQESIEGALSRTEERLRARFTALDVLVASLNSTNSALSQQLDSLGLSS
- a CDS encoding flagellar protein FlaG translates to MNISNLTQMGTMSPPVVKEAVASESSSPAVNGKALPAMRQVGVHSADQPTTGDTPQQNSPSAQPTSKELDQLVSQANVSLQARFSDLKFTVVNGTDINVVRIEDKETGELIRQFPSEAMVAIARTLDEFQRGTMLEEKV